The following are encoded together in the Streptomyces sp. NBC_01465 genome:
- a CDS encoding S16 family serine protease: MLTRLTRSRPRALALCALPVLALFGTVAFAPLPFSVAQPGQTTDVLGDDKGKPVITISGAPTRTTTGELRMVTILATGPDADVRLSDVVDSWFRTDRAVMPRDSVYPAGDSTEEANQHNLAEMKESQDAATAAALSYVGDSASKVKVTLNLADVGGPSAGLLFTLGIIDKLDGDGAGGDLTGGKTIAGTGTISESGEVGAVGGVALKTQAAARDGAHVFLVPKAECSDAKSELPAGMRLIPVGTLKDAVASLTALEKGSGKIPSC, translated from the coding sequence GTGCTCACCCGCCTCACGCGCTCACGCCCCCGCGCCCTCGCCCTCTGCGCCCTGCCCGTCCTCGCGCTCTTCGGCACGGTCGCCTTCGCGCCCCTGCCGTTCTCCGTCGCGCAGCCCGGCCAGACCACCGACGTGCTCGGCGACGACAAGGGCAAACCGGTGATCACCATCAGCGGCGCGCCCACCCGCACCACCACCGGTGAGCTGCGGATGGTCACCATCCTGGCGACGGGCCCGGACGCCGACGTCCGTCTCTCCGACGTCGTCGACAGCTGGTTCCGTACGGACCGGGCCGTGATGCCGCGCGACTCCGTCTACCCGGCGGGCGACAGCACCGAGGAAGCCAACCAGCACAATCTCGCCGAGATGAAGGAGTCCCAGGACGCCGCCACGGCGGCCGCCCTCTCCTACGTCGGCGACAGTGCGAGCAAGGTCAAGGTCACCCTGAACCTGGCGGACGTCGGCGGCCCCAGCGCCGGTCTGCTCTTCACGCTCGGCATCATCGACAAGCTCGACGGCGACGGCGCGGGCGGCGACCTCACCGGCGGGAAGACCATCGCCGGTACGGGCACGATCTCCGAGTCCGGCGAGGTCGGCGCGGTGGGCGGGGTGGCCCTGAAGACGCAGGCCGCGGCCCGCGACGGCGCGCACGTCTTTCTCGTACCGAAGGCCGAGTGCTCGGACGCCAAGTCCGAACTCCCCGCCGGAATGCGGCTGATCCCGGTGGGCACCCTCAAGGACGCGGTGGCGTCGCTGACGGCGCTGGAGAAGGGCAGCGGGAAGATCCCCAGCTGCTGA
- a CDS encoding IclR family transcriptional regulator: protein MTAETSQTLDRGLRVLKLLADTDHGLTVTELSNKLGVNRTVVYRLLATLEQHALVRRDLGGRARVGLGVLRLGRQVHPLVREAALPALRSLAEDIGATAHLTLVDGTDALAVAVVEPTWTDYHVAYRAGFRHPLDRGAAGRAILTARAGGPAEGPGYTLTHGELEAGASGAAAPLVGVSGLEGSVGVVMLAEAVPERVGPRVVEAAREVADALR, encoded by the coding sequence GTGACCGCGGAGACCTCCCAGACGCTCGACCGAGGACTTCGTGTCCTCAAACTGCTCGCCGACACCGACCACGGCCTGACCGTCACCGAGTTGTCCAACAAACTCGGCGTCAACCGCACCGTGGTCTACCGTCTGCTCGCCACCCTCGAACAGCACGCGCTCGTCCGCCGCGACCTGGGCGGCCGCGCCCGCGTGGGTCTGGGCGTGCTGCGGCTGGGCCGCCAGGTGCACCCTCTCGTACGGGAGGCCGCGCTGCCCGCGCTGCGTTCCCTCGCCGAGGACATAGGCGCCACCGCCCACCTCACCCTCGTCGACGGCACGGACGCACTCGCCGTCGCGGTCGTCGAGCCCACCTGGACCGACTACCACGTCGCCTACCGGGCCGGCTTCCGCCACCCGCTGGACCGCGGAGCCGCAGGCCGGGCGATCCTGACCGCCCGGGCCGGGGGCCCGGCGGAGGGCCCCGGCTACACCCTCACCCACGGCGAACTGGAGGCCGGCGCCTCAGGGGCCGCCGCGCCGCTGGTCGGGGTGTCGGGCCTGGAGGGCAGCGTCGGCGTGGTGATGCTCGCCGAGGCGGTGCCGGAGCGGGTCGGGCCGCGGGTGGTGGAGGCGGCCCGGGAGGTCGCGGACGCACTGCGATAA
- a CDS encoding glycine betaine ABC transporter substrate-binding protein has translation MRSFPRTKKTACLLAAAGVLLAGCGLTSGSPMVDDVVPGSVGKGLPLKGADITVASKEFTEQLILGAMMGIAFKAAGADVLDRTGIQGSIGARAAIENGDADAMYEYTGSAWITYLGNSTPIADPQKQWQAVHDADLKNGITWLPMSQLNNTYALATNAANEKKYGTKTLSDVAALAKSNPSAVTLCVESEFANRADGLPGMEKAYGMNIPAGNITQMDTGIVYTQVQKGACTFGEVYTTDGRIQAMNLTVMEDDRNFFPNYNAAPEINSKALAKYPQMADVIEPITKKLNNSVAQELNAKVDVDGQDPHDVALDWLVQEGFVKKGS, from the coding sequence ATGAGGAGCTTTCCCCGTACGAAGAAGACCGCCTGCCTCCTCGCCGCGGCCGGAGTCCTGCTCGCCGGATGCGGGCTGACCAGCGGATCCCCGATGGTCGACGACGTGGTGCCGGGCTCGGTCGGCAAGGGTCTGCCGTTGAAGGGCGCCGACATCACGGTGGCGTCCAAGGAGTTCACCGAGCAGCTGATCCTCGGCGCGATGATGGGCATCGCATTCAAGGCGGCCGGCGCGGACGTCCTCGACCGGACCGGCATCCAGGGCTCCATCGGCGCACGGGCGGCGATCGAGAACGGCGACGCGGACGCCATGTACGAGTACACGGGCAGCGCCTGGATCACGTACCTCGGCAACTCCACGCCCATCGCCGACCCGCAGAAGCAGTGGCAGGCGGTGCACGACGCCGACCTGAAGAACGGCATCACCTGGCTCCCGATGTCCCAGCTCAACAACACCTACGCGCTGGCGACGAACGCCGCCAACGAGAAGAAGTACGGGACGAAGACCCTCTCCGACGTGGCCGCGCTCGCCAAGTCGAACCCCTCGGCGGTGACGCTGTGCGTGGAGAGCGAGTTCGCGAACAGGGCGGACGGGCTGCCGGGCATGGAGAAGGCGTACGGGATGAACATCCCCGCCGGGAACATCACGCAGATGGACACCGGCATCGTCTACACCCAGGTCCAGAAGGGCGCCTGCACCTTCGGCGAGGTGTACACCACCGACGGCCGGATCCAGGCCATGAACCTGACGGTGATGGAGGACGACAGGAACTTCTTCCCCAACTACAACGCGGCGCCCGAGATCAACAGCAAGGCGCTGGCGAAGTACCCGCAGATGGCCGACGTCATCGAGCCGATCACCAAGAAGCTCAACAACTCGGTGGCGCAGGAGCTCAACGCCAAGGTCGACGTCGACGGGCAGGACCCGCACGACGTGGCGCTGGACTGGCTGGTGCAGGAGGGCTTCGTCAAGAAGGGCAGTTGA
- a CDS encoding DEAD/DEAH box helicase, with translation MTTTASHHLSPAFPGRAPWGTASKLRAWQEGALERYLQEQPKDFLAVATPGAGKTTFALTLASWLLHHHVVQQVTVVAPTEHLKKQWAEAAARIGIKLDPDYSAGPLSKEYHGVAVTYAGVGVRPMLHRNRCEQRKTLVILDEIHHAGDSKSWGEACQEAFDPATRRLALTGTPFRSDTNPIPFVAYEEGNDGIRRSSADYTYGYGNALADGVVRPVIFLSYSGNMRWRTKAGDEIAARLGEPMTKDAIGQAWRTALAPTGDWIPNVLKAADTRLTEVRKGIPDAGGLVIATDQESAREYAKILKRVTGEKATVVLSDEKAASKKIDQFAADESRWMVAVRMVSEGVDVPRLAVGVYATTISTPLFFAQAVGRFVRSRRRGETASVFVPTIPMLLDFANEMEVERDHVLDKGKKGNDEENPFSEEDKLLADAEKLEDEETEDQLPFEALESDAVFDRVLYDGAEFGMQAHPGSEEEQDYLGIPGLLEPDQVQLLLQKRQTRQIAHSRQKPASEADLLEKPAEDRPVVTHKKLLELRKQLNTLVSAYTHQSGKPHGVIHTELRRTCGGPPSAEATAHQIQTRIAKVQEWATRMR, from the coding sequence GGCGACGCCCGGCGCCGGGAAGACCACCTTCGCGCTGACCCTCGCGTCGTGGCTGCTGCACCACCATGTCGTGCAGCAGGTGACCGTGGTCGCGCCGACCGAGCATCTGAAGAAGCAGTGGGCCGAGGCGGCCGCCCGCATAGGGATCAAGCTCGATCCGGACTACTCCGCGGGCCCGCTGAGCAAGGAGTACCACGGCGTCGCCGTGACGTACGCGGGCGTCGGCGTGCGCCCCATGCTGCACCGCAACCGCTGCGAGCAGCGCAAGACCCTTGTGATCCTCGACGAGATCCACCACGCCGGTGACTCGAAGTCCTGGGGCGAGGCCTGTCAGGAGGCGTTCGACCCGGCCACCCGCCGGCTCGCGCTGACCGGGACGCCTTTCCGCTCCGACACCAACCCGATCCCCTTCGTCGCGTACGAGGAAGGCAACGACGGGATCAGGCGCTCCTCCGCCGACTACACCTACGGCTACGGCAACGCCCTCGCCGACGGTGTCGTGCGGCCCGTCATCTTCCTCTCCTACAGCGGCAACATGCGCTGGCGCACGAAGGCCGGCGACGAGATCGCCGCCCGTCTCGGCGAGCCGATGACCAAGGACGCCATCGGGCAGGCCTGGCGTACCGCGCTCGCGCCCACCGGCGACTGGATCCCGAACGTCCTGAAGGCCGCCGACACCCGTCTCACCGAGGTCCGCAAGGGCATTCCGGACGCCGGCGGGCTCGTGATCGCCACCGACCAGGAGTCGGCCCGCGAGTACGCGAAGATCCTCAAGAGGGTCACCGGCGAGAAGGCCACCGTCGTCCTCTCCGACGAGAAGGCCGCGTCCAAGAAGATCGACCAGTTCGCGGCCGACGAGTCGCGCTGGATGGTCGCCGTCCGCATGGTGTCCGAGGGCGTCGACGTCCCCCGGCTCGCGGTCGGCGTGTACGCGACGACCATTTCCACCCCGCTCTTCTTCGCCCAGGCCGTCGGCCGTTTCGTACGGTCGCGCCGCCGCGGCGAGACCGCCTCCGTCTTCGTCCCCACCATTCCGATGCTCCTCGACTTCGCCAACGAGATGGAGGTCGAGCGCGACCACGTGCTCGACAAGGGCAAGAAGGGCAACGACGAGGAGAACCCGTTCTCCGAGGAGGACAAGCTACTCGCCGACGCCGAGAAGCTCGAGGACGAGGAGACCGAGGACCAACTCCCCTTCGAGGCACTGGAGTCGGACGCGGTCTTCGACCGGGTGCTGTACGACGGCGCCGAGTTCGGCATGCAGGCCCACCCGGGCAGCGAGGAGGAGCAGGACTACCTCGGCATCCCCGGGCTCCTGGAGCCCGACCAGGTCCAACTCCTGCTCCAGAAGCGGCAGACGCGCCAGATCGCGCACAGCCGACAGAAGCCGGCCTCGGAGGCCGACCTCCTGGAGAAGCCGGCCGAGGACCGCCCGGTCGTCACGCACAAGAAGCTCCTCGAACTGCGCAAGCAGCTCAACACGTTGGTCTCGGCCTACACCCACCAGAGCGGCAAACCGCACGGCGTCATCCACACCGAACTCCGCCGCACCTGTGGCGGTCCGCCGAGCGCGGAGGCGACCGCGCACCAGATCCAGACGCGGATCGCGAAGGTCCAGGAGTGGGCCACGCGTATGCGGTGA